The following are encoded in a window of Sorex araneus isolate mSorAra2 chromosome 11, mSorAra2.pri, whole genome shotgun sequence genomic DNA:
- the EDRF1 gene encoding erythroid differentiation-related factor 1 isoform X2, translating to MGDSREAAAEARGGPGPPAQGEPDDAAAQGSALLLGGGEVKSRAVVKYSSAPPRAAFARLQEKTDLKLPPANWLRESAKLGPAGTTILGNSKKSKPFSSFGMAYDFIDSVGNDVDVVSDSENIKKLLKIPYSKSHVSMAVHRVGRTLLLDELDIQELFMRSSQTGDWTWLKEFYQRLIDQKWQRKKKSKEHWYQKAILSKFLYYSINGDGAAQPVPSAEQQEPSSSGQAHDADGASWPAPFEMPPSVSEDPSAPSQEREPLEPSYIVGHVASAAQEQNLIPLFSDGESSQGLKNDFVRNILWTFEDIHMLVGSNMPIFGGGRYPAVSLRLRDNNKPINVLTGIDYWLDNLICNVPELVMCFHVNGIVQKYEMIKTEEIPNLENSNFSTKVIKDIAQNILSFLKSNCTKEGHTYWLFKASGSDIVKLYDLTTLCEETEDKYQNPFTMPVAILLYKVACNMMMKKNQNKKHYGTIRTLLLNCVKLLDKSRHPQIIASANYMLSELFQLDEPKKEEGSESSLNENSDESYSEEEEEMPDSDENGAYGTGSDPSEDNKAVAIIKSVGELSVPEKYKSIHQIRPSCAFPVCHDTEERCRLVLSYVLEGLKSVDSSIKKESDLPAADPSTPIPLKYEDESARGGPEGLEKQMALFLDKMGALQKGHSSIQSGMTPGSWQHKMKLQLILKSSKAYYVLSDAAMSLQKYGRALRYIKLALQSHDTYCCLCTNVLSEVLLFLSQYLTLCGDIQLMLAQNASNRAAHLEEFNYQTKEDQEILHSLHRESSCQGFAWATDLSTDLESQLSVSCKCYEAANEILQFSDLKSQNPEQYVQILKRMGNIRNEIGVFYMNQAAALQGERVVSKSVSAAEQQLWKKSFSCFEKGIHNFESIADAANAALLLCNTGRLMRICAQAHCGAGGLEREFSPEEGLYYNKAVDYYLKALRALGSRDVHPAVWDSVNWELSTTYFTMATLQQDFAPLSRKAQEQIEKEVSEAMLKSLKHCDVDSASARQPLCQYRAATIHHRLASMYHSCLRNQVGDEHLRKQHRLLADLHYSKAGKLFQLLKDAPCELLRVQLERVAFAEFQMASQNSNVGKLKTLSGALDVMVRTKHAFQLIQKELEEEPEPLESDPAARTAEAAPSLHREEVVKLLSIFESRFSFLLLQSIKLLSSAKRKASAEEDAALERHRQVYAQLLRATADKGAGLRERVALLVRLLNLQARGGAPEGPEATPQPQPR from the exons ATGGGGGACTCCAGGGAGGCCGCGGCCGAGGCGCGAGGCGGGCCCGGGCCCCCGGCGCAGGGCGAGCCCGACGATGCCGCCGCGCAG GGCTCGGCCTTGCTGCTGGGCGGCGGCGAGGTGAAGAGCCGCGCCGTGGTGAAGTACTCCTCGGCCCCGCCGCGCGCCGCCTTCGCGCGCCTGCAGGAGAAGACGGACCTGAAACTCCCGCCCGCCAACTGGCTGCGGGAGAGCGCCAAGCTGGGCCCGGCGGGGACCACCATCCTGGGCAACAGCAAGAAAAGCAAGCCCTTCTCCAG CTTTGGCATGGCATACGACTTTATCGATTCGGTAGGAAATGATGTCGACGTTGTCTCGGACTCTGAG aaCATCAAGAAGCTGCTGAAGATCCCCTACAGCAAGTCGCACGTGAGCATGGCCGTGCACCGCGTCGGCCGGACACTCCTGCTGGACGAGCTGGACATCCAGGAGCTCTTCATGAGGTCCTCGCAG ACCGGCGACTGGACGTGGCTCAAGGAGTTCTACCAGCGGCTCATCGACCAGAAGtggcagaggaagaagaagagcaaAGAGCACTGGTACCAGAAGGCCATCCTGTCCAAGTTCCTGTATTACAG CATCAACGGCGATGGAGCTGCCCAGCCCGTGCCGTCCGCCGAGCAGCAGGAGCCGTCCAGCTCCGGCCAGGCCCATGACGCGGACGGGGCCTCCTGGCCTGCCCCGTTTGAGATGCCGCCCTCCGTGTCCGAAGACCCCAGTGCTCCCAGTCAG GAAAGGGAGCCTCTCGAGCCCTCATACATAGTGGGCCACGTGGCCTCAGCCGCCCAGGAGCAGAACCTCATTCCTCTGTTCAGTGACGGGGAGAGCAGCCAG GGCCTTAAAAATGACTTTGTTCGCAACATTCTCTGGACCTTTGAAGACATCCACATGCTGGTGGGCTCCAACATGCCGATATTCGGGGGCGGCAGGTACCCGGCCGTCAGCCTGCGGCTCAG GGACAACAACAAGCCGATTAATGTGCTCACGGGGATTGACTATTGGTTGGACAACCTGATATGCAACGTGCCGGAGCTCGTCATGTGTTTCCACGTGAACGGGATCGTGCAG AAGTACGAGATGATAAAGACGGAGGAGATTCCCAACCTGGAGAACTCGAATTTCTCCACGAAAGTCATCAAAGACATTGCGCAGAATATCCTGTCCTTCCTGAAGTCCAACTGCACCAAGGAAGGACACACCTACTGGCTCTTCAAAG CGAGTGGCAGCGACATCGTGAAGCTCTACGACCTCACCACGCTCTGCGAGGAGACCGAGGACAAGTACCAGAACCCCTTCACCATGCCCGTGGCCATTCTCCTGTACAA GGTCGCCTGCAacatgatgatgaagaagaatcaGAACAAGAAACACTACGGGACGATTCGCACGTTGCTGCTGAACTGCGTCAAGTTGCTGGACAAGAGCCGGCATCCTCAG ATCATTGCTTCAGCCAATTACATGCTTTCAGAACTTTTTCAGCTGGACGAACCTAAAAAGGAAGAAGGCTCAGAGTCGTCTTTGAATGAGAATTCTGACGAAAGCTacagcgaggaggaggaggagatgccgGACAGCGACGAGAACGGGGCCTACGGCACCGGCTCCGACCCCTCCGAGGATAACAAGGCCGTCGCCATCATCAAGTCTGTTGGGGAATTGTCGGTTCCAGAAAAGTACAAATCCATCCACCAGATCAGG CCGAGCTGCGCGTTTCCGGTTTGCCATGACACGGAAGAGCGCTGTCGGCTTGTCCTGAGCTACGTCCTGGAG GGATTGAAGTCCGTggacagcagcattaagaaggagaGCGACCTTCCTGCCGccgaccccagcacccccatcccaTTAAAGTACGAAGATGAGTCGGCCAGAGGGGGCCCGGAGGGCCTGGAGAAGCAGATGGCCTTGTTTCTGGACAAGA TGGGCGCCCTGCAGAAGGGCCACTCCTCCATCCAGTCTGGGATGACCCCTGGCTCCTGGCAGCATAAGATGAAGCTGCAGCTGATCCTCAAGTCCTCCAAGGCCTACTACGTGCTGTCGGACGCGGCCATGAGCCTTCAGAAGTACGGCCGGGCGCTGCGCTACATCAAGCTGGCTTTGCAGAGCCACG ACACCTACTGCTGCCTCTGCACCAACGTGCTCTCGGAGGTGCTGCTGTTCCTCTCCCAGTACCTCACGCTCTGCGGGGACATCCAGCTCATGCTGGCCCAGAACGCCAGCAACCGGGCCGCGCACCTGGAGGAGTTCAACTACCAGACGAAGGAGGACCAGGAGATCCTGCACAGCCTCCACCGCGAGTCCAGCTGCCAAG gGTTTGCGTGGGCCACTGACCTGTCCACGGACCTGGAGAGTCAGCTCTCTGTCAGCTGCAAATGCTACGAAGCTGCTAACGAGATCTTGCAGTTCAGTGACTTAAAGAGCCAGAACCCCGAGCAGTACGTGCAGATCCTGAAGAGGATGGGCAACATCAGGAACGAGATCGGCGTCTTCTACATGAACCAGGCGGCGGCGCTGCAGGGCGAGCGCGTGG TGAGCAAAAGTGTGTCTGCCGCAGAGCAACAGTTGTGGAAAAAAAGCTTTTCTTGCTTTGAAAAGGGAATCCACAACTTCGAGTCAATCGCCGACGCCGCCAACGCCGCACTGCTGCTGTGCAACACCGGCCGGCTCATGCGGATCTGCGCGCAGGCGCACTGCGGCGCGGGCGGGCTGGAGCGCGAGTTCTCCCCGGAGGAGGGCCTCTACTACAACAAG GCCGTGGATTACTACCTGAAGGCGCTGCGGGCCCTGGGCAGCCGGGACGTGCACCCGGCCGTGTGGGACTCGGTCAACTGGGAGCTGTCCACCACCTACTTCACCATGGCCACCCTGCAGCAGGACTTCGCGCCCTTGTCCCGGAAGGCCCAGGAGCAG ATCGAGAAGGAGGTCAGCGAGGCCATGCTGAAGTCGCTGAAGCATTGCGACGTGGACTCGGCATCGGCACGGCAGCCCCTGTGCCAGTACCGGGCCGCCACCATCCACCACCGGCTGGCCTCCATGTACCACAGCTGCCTGCGCAACCAG GTGGGTGACGAGCACCTGAGGAAGCAGCACCGCCTGCTGGCGGACCTGCACTACAGCAAGGCCGGGAAGCTCTTCCAGCTGCTGAAGGACGCGCCCTGCGAGCTGCTCCGAGTCCAGCTGGAGCGGGTGGCCTTTGCCGAGTTCCAGATGGCCA GTCAAAATAGCAACGTCGGGAAACTGAAGACCCTCTCCGGGGCCCTGGACGTGATGGTGAGGACTAAGCACGCCTTCCAGCTCATCCAGAAGGAGCTTGAAGAGGAGCCTGAGCCC CTCGAGTCCGATCCCGCCGCCCGCACAGCCGAAGCTGCTCCCAGCCTGCACCGGGAAGAGGTGGTCAAGCTCCTCAGCATATTCGAGTCGcgcttctccttcctcctcctgcagTCCATCAAGCTGCTGTCCTCGGCGAAAAGGAAGGCGAG CGCCGAGGAGGACGCGGCCCTGGAGAGGCACAGGCAGGTGTACGCGCAGCTGCTGAGGGCCACGGCGGACAAGGGCGCCGGCCTGCGCGAGAGGGTCGCGCTCCTGGTGCGCCTGCTGAACCTGCAGGCCCGCGGCGGCGCCCCCGAGGGCCCCGAGGccacgccccagccccagcctcgcTGA
- the EDRF1 gene encoding erythroid differentiation-related factor 1 isoform X3: protein MGDSREAAAEARGGPGPPAQGEPDDAAAQGSALLLGGGEVKSRAVVKYSSAPPRAAFARLQEKTDLKLPPANWLRESAKLGPAGTTILGNSKKSKPFSSFGMAYDFIDSVGNDVDVVSDSENIKKLLKIPYSKSHVSMAVHRVGRTLLLDELDIQELFMRSSQTGDWTWLKEFYQRLIDQKWQRKKKSKEHWYQKAILSKFLYYSINGDGAAQPVPSAEQQEPSSSGQAHDADGASWPAPFEMPPSVSEDPSAPSQGLKNDFVRNILWTFEDIHMLVGSNMPIFGGGRYPAVSLRLRDNNKPINVLTGIDYWLDNLICNVPELVMCFHVNGIVQKYEMIKTEEIPNLENSNFSTKVIKDIAQNILSFLKSNCTKEGHTYWLFKASGSDIVKLYDLTTLCEETEDKYQNPFTMPVAILLYKVACNMMMKKNQNKKHYGTIRTLLLNCVKLLDKSRHPQIIASANYMLSELFQLDEPKKEEGSESSLNENSDESYSEEEEEMPDSDENGAYGTGSDPSEDNKAVAIIKSVGELSVPEKYKSIHQIRPSCAFPVCHDTEERCRLVLSYVLEGLKSVDSSIKKESDLPAADPSTPIPLKYEDESARGGPEGLEKQMALFLDKMGALQKGHSSIQSGMTPGSWQHKMKLQLILKSSKAYYVLSDAAMSLQKYGRALRYIKLALQSHDTYCCLCTNVLSEVLLFLSQYLTLCGDIQLMLAQNASNRAAHLEEFNYQTKEDQEILHSLHRESSCQGFAWATDLSTDLESQLSVSCKCYEAANEILQFSDLKSQNPEQYVQILKRMGNIRNEIGVFYMNQAAALQGERVVSKSVSAAEQQLWKKSFSCFEKGIHNFESIADAANAALLLCNTGRLMRICAQAHCGAGGLEREFSPEEGLYYNKAVDYYLKALRALGSRDVHPAVWDSVNWELSTTYFTMATLQQDFAPLSRKAQEQIEKEVSEAMLKSLKHCDVDSASARQPLCQYRAATIHHRLASMYHSCLRNQVGDEHLRKQHRLLADLHYSKAGKLFQLLKDAPCELLRVQLERVAFAEFQMASQNSNVGKLKTLSGALDVMVRTKHAFQLIQKELEEEPEPLESDPAARTAEAAPSLHREEVVKLLSIFESRFSFLLLQSIKLLSSAKRKASSAEEDAALERHRQVYAQLLRATADKGAGLRERVALLVRLLNLQARGGAPEGPEATPQPQPR from the exons ATGGGGGACTCCAGGGAGGCCGCGGCCGAGGCGCGAGGCGGGCCCGGGCCCCCGGCGCAGGGCGAGCCCGACGATGCCGCCGCGCAG GGCTCGGCCTTGCTGCTGGGCGGCGGCGAGGTGAAGAGCCGCGCCGTGGTGAAGTACTCCTCGGCCCCGCCGCGCGCCGCCTTCGCGCGCCTGCAGGAGAAGACGGACCTGAAACTCCCGCCCGCCAACTGGCTGCGGGAGAGCGCCAAGCTGGGCCCGGCGGGGACCACCATCCTGGGCAACAGCAAGAAAAGCAAGCCCTTCTCCAG CTTTGGCATGGCATACGACTTTATCGATTCGGTAGGAAATGATGTCGACGTTGTCTCGGACTCTGAG aaCATCAAGAAGCTGCTGAAGATCCCCTACAGCAAGTCGCACGTGAGCATGGCCGTGCACCGCGTCGGCCGGACACTCCTGCTGGACGAGCTGGACATCCAGGAGCTCTTCATGAGGTCCTCGCAG ACCGGCGACTGGACGTGGCTCAAGGAGTTCTACCAGCGGCTCATCGACCAGAAGtggcagaggaagaagaagagcaaAGAGCACTGGTACCAGAAGGCCATCCTGTCCAAGTTCCTGTATTACAG CATCAACGGCGATGGAGCTGCCCAGCCCGTGCCGTCCGCCGAGCAGCAGGAGCCGTCCAGCTCCGGCCAGGCCCATGACGCGGACGGGGCCTCCTGGCCTGCCCCGTTTGAGATGCCGCCCTCCGTGTCCGAAGACCCCAGTGCTCCCAGTCAG GGCCTTAAAAATGACTTTGTTCGCAACATTCTCTGGACCTTTGAAGACATCCACATGCTGGTGGGCTCCAACATGCCGATATTCGGGGGCGGCAGGTACCCGGCCGTCAGCCTGCGGCTCAG GGACAACAACAAGCCGATTAATGTGCTCACGGGGATTGACTATTGGTTGGACAACCTGATATGCAACGTGCCGGAGCTCGTCATGTGTTTCCACGTGAACGGGATCGTGCAG AAGTACGAGATGATAAAGACGGAGGAGATTCCCAACCTGGAGAACTCGAATTTCTCCACGAAAGTCATCAAAGACATTGCGCAGAATATCCTGTCCTTCCTGAAGTCCAACTGCACCAAGGAAGGACACACCTACTGGCTCTTCAAAG CGAGTGGCAGCGACATCGTGAAGCTCTACGACCTCACCACGCTCTGCGAGGAGACCGAGGACAAGTACCAGAACCCCTTCACCATGCCCGTGGCCATTCTCCTGTACAA GGTCGCCTGCAacatgatgatgaagaagaatcaGAACAAGAAACACTACGGGACGATTCGCACGTTGCTGCTGAACTGCGTCAAGTTGCTGGACAAGAGCCGGCATCCTCAG ATCATTGCTTCAGCCAATTACATGCTTTCAGAACTTTTTCAGCTGGACGAACCTAAAAAGGAAGAAGGCTCAGAGTCGTCTTTGAATGAGAATTCTGACGAAAGCTacagcgaggaggaggaggagatgccgGACAGCGACGAGAACGGGGCCTACGGCACCGGCTCCGACCCCTCCGAGGATAACAAGGCCGTCGCCATCATCAAGTCTGTTGGGGAATTGTCGGTTCCAGAAAAGTACAAATCCATCCACCAGATCAGG CCGAGCTGCGCGTTTCCGGTTTGCCATGACACGGAAGAGCGCTGTCGGCTTGTCCTGAGCTACGTCCTGGAG GGATTGAAGTCCGTggacagcagcattaagaaggagaGCGACCTTCCTGCCGccgaccccagcacccccatcccaTTAAAGTACGAAGATGAGTCGGCCAGAGGGGGCCCGGAGGGCCTGGAGAAGCAGATGGCCTTGTTTCTGGACAAGA TGGGCGCCCTGCAGAAGGGCCACTCCTCCATCCAGTCTGGGATGACCCCTGGCTCCTGGCAGCATAAGATGAAGCTGCAGCTGATCCTCAAGTCCTCCAAGGCCTACTACGTGCTGTCGGACGCGGCCATGAGCCTTCAGAAGTACGGCCGGGCGCTGCGCTACATCAAGCTGGCTTTGCAGAGCCACG ACACCTACTGCTGCCTCTGCACCAACGTGCTCTCGGAGGTGCTGCTGTTCCTCTCCCAGTACCTCACGCTCTGCGGGGACATCCAGCTCATGCTGGCCCAGAACGCCAGCAACCGGGCCGCGCACCTGGAGGAGTTCAACTACCAGACGAAGGAGGACCAGGAGATCCTGCACAGCCTCCACCGCGAGTCCAGCTGCCAAG gGTTTGCGTGGGCCACTGACCTGTCCACGGACCTGGAGAGTCAGCTCTCTGTCAGCTGCAAATGCTACGAAGCTGCTAACGAGATCTTGCAGTTCAGTGACTTAAAGAGCCAGAACCCCGAGCAGTACGTGCAGATCCTGAAGAGGATGGGCAACATCAGGAACGAGATCGGCGTCTTCTACATGAACCAGGCGGCGGCGCTGCAGGGCGAGCGCGTGG TGAGCAAAAGTGTGTCTGCCGCAGAGCAACAGTTGTGGAAAAAAAGCTTTTCTTGCTTTGAAAAGGGAATCCACAACTTCGAGTCAATCGCCGACGCCGCCAACGCCGCACTGCTGCTGTGCAACACCGGCCGGCTCATGCGGATCTGCGCGCAGGCGCACTGCGGCGCGGGCGGGCTGGAGCGCGAGTTCTCCCCGGAGGAGGGCCTCTACTACAACAAG GCCGTGGATTACTACCTGAAGGCGCTGCGGGCCCTGGGCAGCCGGGACGTGCACCCGGCCGTGTGGGACTCGGTCAACTGGGAGCTGTCCACCACCTACTTCACCATGGCCACCCTGCAGCAGGACTTCGCGCCCTTGTCCCGGAAGGCCCAGGAGCAG ATCGAGAAGGAGGTCAGCGAGGCCATGCTGAAGTCGCTGAAGCATTGCGACGTGGACTCGGCATCGGCACGGCAGCCCCTGTGCCAGTACCGGGCCGCCACCATCCACCACCGGCTGGCCTCCATGTACCACAGCTGCCTGCGCAACCAG GTGGGTGACGAGCACCTGAGGAAGCAGCACCGCCTGCTGGCGGACCTGCACTACAGCAAGGCCGGGAAGCTCTTCCAGCTGCTGAAGGACGCGCCCTGCGAGCTGCTCCGAGTCCAGCTGGAGCGGGTGGCCTTTGCCGAGTTCCAGATGGCCA GTCAAAATAGCAACGTCGGGAAACTGAAGACCCTCTCCGGGGCCCTGGACGTGATGGTGAGGACTAAGCACGCCTTCCAGCTCATCCAGAAGGAGCTTGAAGAGGAGCCTGAGCCC CTCGAGTCCGATCCCGCCGCCCGCACAGCCGAAGCTGCTCCCAGCCTGCACCGGGAAGAGGTGGTCAAGCTCCTCAGCATATTCGAGTCGcgcttctccttcctcctcctgcagTCCATCAAGCTGCTGTCCTCGGCGAAAAGGAAGGCGAG CAGCGCCGAGGAGGACGCGGCCCTGGAGAGGCACAGGCAGGTGTACGCGCAGCTGCTGAGGGCCACGGCGGACAAGGGCGCCGGCCTGCGCGAGAGGGTCGCGCTCCTGGTGCGCCTGCTGAACCTGCAGGCCCGCGGCGGCGCCCCCGAGGGCCCCGAGGccacgccccagccccagcctcgcTGA
- the EDRF1 gene encoding erythroid differentiation-related factor 1 isoform X1 has product MGDSREAAAEARGGPGPPAQGEPDDAAAQGSALLLGGGEVKSRAVVKYSSAPPRAAFARLQEKTDLKLPPANWLRESAKLGPAGTTILGNSKKSKPFSSFGMAYDFIDSVGNDVDVVSDSENIKKLLKIPYSKSHVSMAVHRVGRTLLLDELDIQELFMRSSQTGDWTWLKEFYQRLIDQKWQRKKKSKEHWYQKAILSKFLYYSINGDGAAQPVPSAEQQEPSSSGQAHDADGASWPAPFEMPPSVSEDPSAPSQEREPLEPSYIVGHVASAAQEQNLIPLFSDGESSQGLKNDFVRNILWTFEDIHMLVGSNMPIFGGGRYPAVSLRLRDNNKPINVLTGIDYWLDNLICNVPELVMCFHVNGIVQKYEMIKTEEIPNLENSNFSTKVIKDIAQNILSFLKSNCTKEGHTYWLFKASGSDIVKLYDLTTLCEETEDKYQNPFTMPVAILLYKVACNMMMKKNQNKKHYGTIRTLLLNCVKLLDKSRHPQIIASANYMLSELFQLDEPKKEEGSESSLNENSDESYSEEEEEMPDSDENGAYGTGSDPSEDNKAVAIIKSVGELSVPEKYKSIHQIRPSCAFPVCHDTEERCRLVLSYVLEGLKSVDSSIKKESDLPAADPSTPIPLKYEDESARGGPEGLEKQMALFLDKMGALQKGHSSIQSGMTPGSWQHKMKLQLILKSSKAYYVLSDAAMSLQKYGRALRYIKLALQSHDTYCCLCTNVLSEVLLFLSQYLTLCGDIQLMLAQNASNRAAHLEEFNYQTKEDQEILHSLHRESSCQGFAWATDLSTDLESQLSVSCKCYEAANEILQFSDLKSQNPEQYVQILKRMGNIRNEIGVFYMNQAAALQGERVVSKSVSAAEQQLWKKSFSCFEKGIHNFESIADAANAALLLCNTGRLMRICAQAHCGAGGLEREFSPEEGLYYNKAVDYYLKALRALGSRDVHPAVWDSVNWELSTTYFTMATLQQDFAPLSRKAQEQIEKEVSEAMLKSLKHCDVDSASARQPLCQYRAATIHHRLASMYHSCLRNQVGDEHLRKQHRLLADLHYSKAGKLFQLLKDAPCELLRVQLERVAFAEFQMASQNSNVGKLKTLSGALDVMVRTKHAFQLIQKELEEEPEPLESDPAARTAEAAPSLHREEVVKLLSIFESRFSFLLLQSIKLLSSAKRKASSAEEDAALERHRQVYAQLLRATADKGAGLRERVALLVRLLNLQARGGAPEGPEATPQPQPR; this is encoded by the exons ATGGGGGACTCCAGGGAGGCCGCGGCCGAGGCGCGAGGCGGGCCCGGGCCCCCGGCGCAGGGCGAGCCCGACGATGCCGCCGCGCAG GGCTCGGCCTTGCTGCTGGGCGGCGGCGAGGTGAAGAGCCGCGCCGTGGTGAAGTACTCCTCGGCCCCGCCGCGCGCCGCCTTCGCGCGCCTGCAGGAGAAGACGGACCTGAAACTCCCGCCCGCCAACTGGCTGCGGGAGAGCGCCAAGCTGGGCCCGGCGGGGACCACCATCCTGGGCAACAGCAAGAAAAGCAAGCCCTTCTCCAG CTTTGGCATGGCATACGACTTTATCGATTCGGTAGGAAATGATGTCGACGTTGTCTCGGACTCTGAG aaCATCAAGAAGCTGCTGAAGATCCCCTACAGCAAGTCGCACGTGAGCATGGCCGTGCACCGCGTCGGCCGGACACTCCTGCTGGACGAGCTGGACATCCAGGAGCTCTTCATGAGGTCCTCGCAG ACCGGCGACTGGACGTGGCTCAAGGAGTTCTACCAGCGGCTCATCGACCAGAAGtggcagaggaagaagaagagcaaAGAGCACTGGTACCAGAAGGCCATCCTGTCCAAGTTCCTGTATTACAG CATCAACGGCGATGGAGCTGCCCAGCCCGTGCCGTCCGCCGAGCAGCAGGAGCCGTCCAGCTCCGGCCAGGCCCATGACGCGGACGGGGCCTCCTGGCCTGCCCCGTTTGAGATGCCGCCCTCCGTGTCCGAAGACCCCAGTGCTCCCAGTCAG GAAAGGGAGCCTCTCGAGCCCTCATACATAGTGGGCCACGTGGCCTCAGCCGCCCAGGAGCAGAACCTCATTCCTCTGTTCAGTGACGGGGAGAGCAGCCAG GGCCTTAAAAATGACTTTGTTCGCAACATTCTCTGGACCTTTGAAGACATCCACATGCTGGTGGGCTCCAACATGCCGATATTCGGGGGCGGCAGGTACCCGGCCGTCAGCCTGCGGCTCAG GGACAACAACAAGCCGATTAATGTGCTCACGGGGATTGACTATTGGTTGGACAACCTGATATGCAACGTGCCGGAGCTCGTCATGTGTTTCCACGTGAACGGGATCGTGCAG AAGTACGAGATGATAAAGACGGAGGAGATTCCCAACCTGGAGAACTCGAATTTCTCCACGAAAGTCATCAAAGACATTGCGCAGAATATCCTGTCCTTCCTGAAGTCCAACTGCACCAAGGAAGGACACACCTACTGGCTCTTCAAAG CGAGTGGCAGCGACATCGTGAAGCTCTACGACCTCACCACGCTCTGCGAGGAGACCGAGGACAAGTACCAGAACCCCTTCACCATGCCCGTGGCCATTCTCCTGTACAA GGTCGCCTGCAacatgatgatgaagaagaatcaGAACAAGAAACACTACGGGACGATTCGCACGTTGCTGCTGAACTGCGTCAAGTTGCTGGACAAGAGCCGGCATCCTCAG ATCATTGCTTCAGCCAATTACATGCTTTCAGAACTTTTTCAGCTGGACGAACCTAAAAAGGAAGAAGGCTCAGAGTCGTCTTTGAATGAGAATTCTGACGAAAGCTacagcgaggaggaggaggagatgccgGACAGCGACGAGAACGGGGCCTACGGCACCGGCTCCGACCCCTCCGAGGATAACAAGGCCGTCGCCATCATCAAGTCTGTTGGGGAATTGTCGGTTCCAGAAAAGTACAAATCCATCCACCAGATCAGG CCGAGCTGCGCGTTTCCGGTTTGCCATGACACGGAAGAGCGCTGTCGGCTTGTCCTGAGCTACGTCCTGGAG GGATTGAAGTCCGTggacagcagcattaagaaggagaGCGACCTTCCTGCCGccgaccccagcacccccatcccaTTAAAGTACGAAGATGAGTCGGCCAGAGGGGGCCCGGAGGGCCTGGAGAAGCAGATGGCCTTGTTTCTGGACAAGA TGGGCGCCCTGCAGAAGGGCCACTCCTCCATCCAGTCTGGGATGACCCCTGGCTCCTGGCAGCATAAGATGAAGCTGCAGCTGATCCTCAAGTCCTCCAAGGCCTACTACGTGCTGTCGGACGCGGCCATGAGCCTTCAGAAGTACGGCCGGGCGCTGCGCTACATCAAGCTGGCTTTGCAGAGCCACG ACACCTACTGCTGCCTCTGCACCAACGTGCTCTCGGAGGTGCTGCTGTTCCTCTCCCAGTACCTCACGCTCTGCGGGGACATCCAGCTCATGCTGGCCCAGAACGCCAGCAACCGGGCCGCGCACCTGGAGGAGTTCAACTACCAGACGAAGGAGGACCAGGAGATCCTGCACAGCCTCCACCGCGAGTCCAGCTGCCAAG gGTTTGCGTGGGCCACTGACCTGTCCACGGACCTGGAGAGTCAGCTCTCTGTCAGCTGCAAATGCTACGAAGCTGCTAACGAGATCTTGCAGTTCAGTGACTTAAAGAGCCAGAACCCCGAGCAGTACGTGCAGATCCTGAAGAGGATGGGCAACATCAGGAACGAGATCGGCGTCTTCTACATGAACCAGGCGGCGGCGCTGCAGGGCGAGCGCGTGG TGAGCAAAAGTGTGTCTGCCGCAGAGCAACAGTTGTGGAAAAAAAGCTTTTCTTGCTTTGAAAAGGGAATCCACAACTTCGAGTCAATCGCCGACGCCGCCAACGCCGCACTGCTGCTGTGCAACACCGGCCGGCTCATGCGGATCTGCGCGCAGGCGCACTGCGGCGCGGGCGGGCTGGAGCGCGAGTTCTCCCCGGAGGAGGGCCTCTACTACAACAAG GCCGTGGATTACTACCTGAAGGCGCTGCGGGCCCTGGGCAGCCGGGACGTGCACCCGGCCGTGTGGGACTCGGTCAACTGGGAGCTGTCCACCACCTACTTCACCATGGCCACCCTGCAGCAGGACTTCGCGCCCTTGTCCCGGAAGGCCCAGGAGCAG ATCGAGAAGGAGGTCAGCGAGGCCATGCTGAAGTCGCTGAAGCATTGCGACGTGGACTCGGCATCGGCACGGCAGCCCCTGTGCCAGTACCGGGCCGCCACCATCCACCACCGGCTGGCCTCCATGTACCACAGCTGCCTGCGCAACCAG GTGGGTGACGAGCACCTGAGGAAGCAGCACCGCCTGCTGGCGGACCTGCACTACAGCAAGGCCGGGAAGCTCTTCCAGCTGCTGAAGGACGCGCCCTGCGAGCTGCTCCGAGTCCAGCTGGAGCGGGTGGCCTTTGCCGAGTTCCAGATGGCCA GTCAAAATAGCAACGTCGGGAAACTGAAGACCCTCTCCGGGGCCCTGGACGTGATGGTGAGGACTAAGCACGCCTTCCAGCTCATCCAGAAGGAGCTTGAAGAGGAGCCTGAGCCC CTCGAGTCCGATCCCGCCGCCCGCACAGCCGAAGCTGCTCCCAGCCTGCACCGGGAAGAGGTGGTCAAGCTCCTCAGCATATTCGAGTCGcgcttctccttcctcctcctgcagTCCATCAAGCTGCTGTCCTCGGCGAAAAGGAAGGCGAG CAGCGCCGAGGAGGACGCGGCCCTGGAGAGGCACAGGCAGGTGTACGCGCAGCTGCTGAGGGCCACGGCGGACAAGGGCGCCGGCCTGCGCGAGAGGGTCGCGCTCCTGGTGCGCCTGCTGAACCTGCAGGCCCGCGGCGGCGCCCCCGAGGGCCCCGAGGccacgccccagccccagcctcgcTGA